Proteins encoded together in one Methanocalculus natronophilus window:
- a CDS encoding class I SAM-dependent methyltransferase — protein sequence SIFDETYDLITATEVFEHLNTPLKTLSHISALLEKGGILAIMTSLRPSSDEAFLKWWYRRDFTHVSFFTLDAIKALIKPFPLRLIHTNETNYFVFRKEWP from the coding sequence TTCAATCTTTGATGAAACTTACGATTTAATCACCGCAACAGAAGTCTTTGAACATTTAAACACGCCGTTAAAAACCTTAAGTCATATCTCTGCTCTCTTAGAAAAAGGGGGCATTCTTGCGATTATGACATCCCTAAGACCTTCAAGTGATGAAGCCTTTTTAAAATGGTGGTATCGACGCGATTTCACCCACGTCAGCTTTTTTACTTTAGACGCGATTAAAGCATTAATTAAACCTTTTCCATTACGTTTAATTCACACCAATGAAACTAACTACTTTGTATTTAGAAAGGAATGGCCATGA